Below is a window of Perca fluviatilis chromosome 6, GENO_Pfluv_1.0, whole genome shotgun sequence DNA.
tgccgaccattctacattacacactaattcacggctgtgtttatgctcggtgtttacagcccaccaagcgctaatgctagtatgtgttagctgaacttcacggagcctataaaatgtttgtgtactaaatgtagcctgtttaggttatgtcgttttttttatataatgtccgttttatataatgtcgtttttattttatataatgtcgtttttttttatatatgttaaatgtgtaacaccactttagtcacgatgaaacgttgtttttcgtgtatatggttgaaatgacaataaaacacgcttagttgagttgaatgcctctgtcggtctgtcaagcggtgcgtggcttgggagtggactcaaagcaacgaagcaggtgcattctgggatttggtgtttttcatccatataagaccaaaacacattttctggcttttctcggcctagaaggcaccaatttcaattttttttcacatttctactacataagtgacccaatttaaagatatattcagctttccagcggtgaaatattcctttaacttcGTAGTTTTTACCGACCTTATACATTCCTGAGGGCCTAGTTAATAATGTTAAAATTACTTCattacaaatggttaatgcatcatttatgaattattaaaaaatcaACTTCTAAACGTTTTACATGGGCTTATttactatggaccaaccatttactaatgctttactgattagaatgaatgtaggaaATAGTTTATgaagggaaaattatttaatttaccaaTGTTTTTTGCAAAATTATTACGTGTCAAACTTCTATTCATCAACATAATTTTCGAGagcgagagacacacacacacacacacacacagctagacacacacacagacagacacacacacacacacacacacagtcacagacacacacagacacagacacacagtcatagacacacacagtcatagacacacacagtcacagacacacacacacacacacacacacacacagtcacggcacacacacacacacacagtcacacacacacagtcacagacacacacagacacaaccacagacacacacacacagaagacacacacagccccacacacacacacacacagtcacagacacacacagacacagacacacacagacacacacacacacagtcatagacacacacagtcacagacacacacagacacacacacacacagtcacagacacacacagacacacacagacacacacacacatcaacacacacacaagacacagacacaacgcacacacacacacagacacacgaacacacacacagacacacacacacagtacacacagacacagacacagacacacacacacacacacacagtcacagacacacacagacacagacacacagacacagacacacacacacacacacacacacacacacagtcacacacacacacacaccacacacacacacacacagacacacacagacacagacacacacacacacacacacacacacacacacagacacacacacacacacacacacacacacacagacacacactctctctcacacacacacacacacacacacacacagtcacagacacagagagacacactggtggagtttggtgatggtgatttcggggctgtttcatgttaaactaaaaggatcttactctttaactaaaaggtctatctctgtagggatccatcccataatgttgtcagacacttagaataataatctgagtctgtcagcagcacaaACAGAACCTTTAGTGACtgtaactgctgctgaacatcagtcctgtagggttacagtACAGCTCAGttctcacttaatactggaccagtttaaAACATagttacattacagtacattacatgtcatttagctgacgcttttatccaaagcaattTACAGttgctatatatcagaggtcacacacctctggagcaactaggggttaagtgtcttgctcagggacacattggttgatgcatcacagtgggaattgaaccctgatctcccacaccaaaggcatgtcaTCATATCCACTGCTCCATCACCACCCCTCagtcccatcagtcacttagacacagacatgagaacagagagagagggagaggggggagagaggcagagggagagagcgagagggagggagagagagagagacagagagggaggaagagggagaaacATACTATGAGCCCAAAACCACAGAGCCATATGCAAGCACTACAGTGCTGCAGTCTGTGGCTCCATCAAGGCTACTTCACATTTCAAAAGGCATCTACAAGTAAGTTACAGACATCTCTTGATAGTATTATGCTACTTGATATCATCAGTGTTGGGGTCACTACTCAAGAACATGTAATACACattattcactttaaaaaaacataatgcattACATTACTTGTTATTCTCTCTGGATAGTAACTCATTACATTACTGTAGCGCAACACAGCAAGAGCCTGGCATATAAACTTAAAACTAAACGTAAGGACAtgtgtgtttggtggattatttctctgtggtaacactGCTTTTttgcaataaatcttataccgttggaaagcctgtttagttccctttcaaatggtgccccatttgtaagaaacatgcatttgtgggatgagcagcagcgctgagtatgtgggttgcgcccatggaaaatttgccaaatcttctctgccattgcTAAACAggttattctgccattgactcgtttggtggattggatgattgaagtttgaagaaacaagacatattggcaatttaacaatttattcatgTCACAAACAGGAATCTCAGTAgcatgtggaagaaccatacacagccacaccagcctggcacctcctcctcatgctggtcaccagcctggtcacacactgctgtgggatggcatcccaggGTTACATTACTCAGTTACAGACAAATGTGATTATATCATGGCATTACTTCATATGTGTTTAAAAGCATACAAGCACACTTTTTTCTTATTACTTTTTGTAAATCAAGAAAACAATTCAATTGTGgaattaaaagaaatatttgTTGTCTGAAAGAGTGCTCTATATTTTGGAACAAAATGTATGCAGGGTTGAGGAGTGACTAGTTATGTGTAATGAAATTATgttattaaattacaaaatgtatgttattgtatttagtTGTATTACTGAAGTAAAATGAGTAATTGAATTGCTTTGCATTGATAAAGTAATCCAACTGAAGTAATCTACACcacatttaaattacatttccaaagtaacCTTCCTAACACTGAATGGATGTGAGattggtccgtgtactttttcgttcattcgattttcatttcataaacaggtattaaaaaacaaaaaacgaatggttattgattttcgttttaaaatacaacatttgaaattgaaatacaaggcgttttttctttttcatggtcGAAATAAGATAGGAGAAAGTTTaaatatgctttgattttcattttctattttatataacaaaaataaaatcactcgaaaacagaaacgaaaaaagtcttgttttttcatattcagagaccggatgttgtcatttccaaggcaacagcgccagcctagcctaccagtgttgctttcagcccaggctaaaattactttggaaacctatactcttgataatgcttgggggggaattttatttcataatgtcacatgtatttattcccctctctccctgcctccctctgactctctgtctctacccgccgcagacaacttcgccccaagagagtcgaaccagctgaggaaacagactttcagttcacggctgtaacgttaccgttacgccaccgttaacaatcccagcaaactttctgttgctgccgttaagcttgctgatctggcagagagtcaccgggggttcgggatcagatcatagggatcagacctccggtgctgggtctattctaatattagctgctgctgctgcagctagctagcagctagccaccagtcCTGTGACCTCAGTcctcgcggttcgctccccgggactgactctgcagagctggcgttacccgctctatgatcaatgagcaatgatcaaggattaccaaatttctctttcataaccactgaaaactgtcaaaaatctaacccaatggacgtagctgacattaagggtttctgccTCATTAAGGGatattgtaaggaaaaagcttaatgtacctaaacagtgatcaaaaaatctaacccaagttatggacgttatctgactgataactgactgatatctgattgatcattgtttaggtacattaaagttaagctttttcacgttaagcgttttagaatgtccctgctgctgctgagggaatctgtagcTTTTTGccccccctttacataaatatacatatggctatgaaatagatcatgaaatacataaatgaggaaatacacATGAACATAGGCATTAGTCATAATAGttaaatagcctaaatacatgtatgttttacttatatttatttcgagggacttttatttattccatctatgCACGTTATAtaggaagtttggttatctcacagactcagactaaaagcagctagTGCATaagtgcatcatagcatatcactatctgcaaataaaataaaatatcaataaatcacgagcgcggcagattcccagctcacctagagcgggtaacgccagctctgcagacggaccagatcGAGTCAGTCGTCCCGGGAAGAAAACcgcggggaccgaggtcacagggctggtggctagctgctagctagctgcagcagcagctaatattagaatagacccagcaccggaggtctgatccccatgatctgatcccgaacccccggtgactctctgccagatcagcaagcttaacggcagcaacagaaagtttgctgggattgttaacggtggcgtaacggttacgttacagccgtgaaccgaaagtctgtttcctcagctggttcgactctcttggggcgaagttgtctgcggcgggtagagacagagagtcagagggaggcagggagagaggggaataaatacatgtgacattatgaaataaaattccccccaagcattatcaagagtataggtttccaaagtaattttagcctgggctgaaagcaacactggtaggctaggctggcgctgttgccttggaaatgataacatccggtctctgaatatgaaaaaacaagactttttttcgtttctgttttcgagtgattttatttttgttatataaaatagaaaatgaaaatcaaagcatattttaaatttctcccataccctgttgaccatgaaaaggaaaacatgccttgtatttcaatttcaaatgttgtattttaaaacgaaaatcaaataaccattcgttttttgtttttcaatacctgtttatgaaatgaaattgaatgaacgaaaaagtacacggaccgatTTTGCTTTTATTCCTGTAGGtaagatataaatataaaatgtcattatGAATGATATAAAGCAAACATTGTTGAATTGTGTGCAATATTGCAACTCATTCTATTATGCTTGTATATTAGATTACATTGATTAAATagttgataaataaataataaacggGGAGAGCTCCTTGGCTGCATGctttcagttttaaatgtttatacattttttttggtaTAAGAttctttatttgaatattttgtcTCTTTCTATACTGGTCCTTTTTCTACATATTTCTAAATGAATGCAGGGTCAATGCTGAGATACGTACAAGGAGGAGCACGTGGCCAAGAGGAAGATACAGATGACCAGCAACCATCTACAAGCAGTTCTGGCACACATCAACCCCAGCAGGTCTGTAGACTCCACAACACTACCAATTTGATTAGATTTGATTGATTTTGGAAAatctttgatttattttgatAATATTATGCACTTCTCTAtacttgaatgtgtgtgttttagctcTTCTACATAGTGTGCTtacaaagtaaagtaaaattgtGTGACTTTTCTGCTTCTAAATCTTTGCTTAATTGAAGGAGATTGCTAACTGTTATACTTCTgcttttatgtttgtatttatGGATGATTACTTTATTTCTACAAAGATTTTGCACATCCCAATAGTTGTGTCTATGTATGTTTTGCCAGTTCTGTGTACTGTGTTTCCTcagggtgggggtggtggtggtgggggcatCATAAAGGAATTATGCTTAGGGCACCAAAATGGCTAGCAGCGCCACTGCCTGTACACATTACAGCCTGGCTCTTTGCTTGTGTGTCAACTGTTTGCAGTTTCCAAAATGAGAAgacttttctgcatcaagtacttttatttttatactttaagtacattttcctgatgatacttacagacttttactcaagtaacattttcaatgcaggacttgtcCTTTTACAGTATGGaagtagtacttttacttaagtaaaggattttAATTACTTCTGCCACCGCTGCTAGAACCAGAGGTTcaaaaagtgggcggtcactgtgGAGCTctattgtatttttaaaatctgatccATTATAAATGAATACCAAATGCTTATGGTTTAAATTGATCATATTTTATCTGTACATAATTTTACCTTCAAAGATCATTATATAAAAACTGTTTACACTCTCAATAAAGCAgtagaaaagaaacaaaagttttTCTGACTCCTTTATATGAGATGCAACAGCTGTGCTGATCCATCAGATGGTTGGGTTGATAATCTTGCCCATGAAGAGGATTTCCTCCGTATTACGTTCAATGATGATGACCATAAATGGACGATTGAACTTCAACACAGGGACAGGGTCCCAGATCGCAGTCGTTACGATGCCGATGCCTGTGGCGGCAGCAGCGGTGGCTCCGATCTCGTCCACGTCCAGCGTAGCTTGGTGCACAACCTGCGGTGCAACGCAGAGTAAGTGAGACGACAGACGAATGGATTTTGTgtgaaataacaaaatatatgttcTGTTTACTTACTTCTGAGACTGCCAGTCCTTGCTCCTCTGAAATGCATCTGAAATTTGCACGCTCACCAAACATGTCTGTCATTCCCATTTCTGACAGCACATCATTCAGGTTATAGGAAGTCTTGATGGAGAACTttggaatatatatattatatctcCTAAAACATTGGGGGCATTAAACAATGATATGCTGTTTTTAATCACAGACTCAGACAAGACTATTCAGTGTCAAACCTTCCACATATTAGAAGCATAAATTAAGATTCTCCCAACCTGGGTCTCATCCACTGCAACCATTTGATGACACGGTTTGGGCCAAGGGTGAACTCCAGTGTTGCCATGGCGTCAGGCAACATCAGCAGCATGGAGTAGGAGCCGGTGAAGGGGAGCTGAAGGACCATCGTGTTCAGCATGAGATCGTGATAGGTGTTGAAACTATCCTCCAGATTCATCATGAGGACTTGAACCTGGACGATAacaatttaaaggggtgatagaatgcaaaaccgattttaccctgtcatagttgaataacgacagtttggtgggtaaataggacatacatagaagctcaaaatcccactgacacccctttactatgaaaatctcatattttgaaactgccgctgaaaacgggcgaatctcaacaaagctagaagcttacgtaagcatctcaagaCCTGAACCTTTGTCACgccaactgacctgagatcaggtagtcttctgaatctaggtcgcgcagatctctgctattccattacaaaattcacttctgagacttttttatgcgagaaatcaattatgcaaagctcaaatatgggccgtttcacgaaaattgatggctaattgcaaatttggtaagacagtgTCGGACTTTTcgagctccacaatctgccgggACAGGCGGCGGCAGCTGGCCGGGTTTGCTGCCTTCCCTGTCGGCCTCACCTCCTTCACAGACTCACTGAGCTGGAGCTGTGTCAGGATCTCACACACGACCTGCGCAgtgtactttagaaaagaagaaagtttggaggttttgcaaggatattgaaaatgaaccatggTTGTAAATGGAGTGTTGCAGACTGTACAACGGAGTAGCCTACTGGGCCAGAGAGAAAAgggtttagaacgagtatatcAGCCTACAGGCCCAGAGAGAAgggtttagaacgagtatatcAGCCTACAGGCCCAGAGAGAAgggtttagaacgagtatatcAGCCTACAGGCCCAGAGAGAAGGGTTTAGAACGAGTAGATCAGCCCACAGGCCCAGAGAGAAGGGTTTTAGAACGAGTAGATCagcctactggcccagagagAAGGGTTTAGAACGAGTAGATCAGCCCACAGGCCCAGAGAGAAGGGTTTAGAACGAGTAGATCAGCCCACAggcccagagaaaagggtttAGAACGAGTAGATCAGCCCACAGGCCCAGAGAGAAgggtttagaacgagtatatcAGCCTACAGGCCCAGAGAGAAgggtttagaacgagtatatcAGACGAGAGGGAATTGTGGATCTAACGTAGCGctgcagaggcactggcagaggacaggcttgcagggattcactctcctctccccaTGCTTACTACCTAAAAAGGTGAGTGGTAATTCTTTGCTGAAGTTTTTTTATGTCGCAAAAGTAACGTTAGAACAAcactagttataatgaaagtgtAAAACCTTTATTTTTGTCTCGGCTGTTTTAGACACTGCGGCTCTCGCCTGGGCatgtaacagacagtgtgtctgtctttgtgtgtgtgcgctgtgcagcggtgtgtgtgtgtctgtgtttgtgtgtgtgcgctgtgtgcagggcagcagtgtgtgtgtgtgtgtgtgtgtgtgtctgaaatatgagacctgctgtcgcgtctctaatgtgtgtgtatggggattcagcgcacagctcatctaaatattcatgagcataccatatttggaagaaaagctgtgagtctccccctgcttccaaatagagccattacacagggatgcataatagtaccttgccattttcagcccaaccaatgttacatgccccattaggagaccttaaggaacagtgtgaaaccctatataatcattctatcacccctttaagaaaaAGAATTAGGTTGTTACAACTATCAGGTTTTCCCAAATTGTGTTATCAGCATGAAAAATAAtatcttttatttatgtatctttGGTAAATGAAGAATTCCCCCAATGGACCCCCTGCTCTAGGTTTGGGCTGAACCCTGAATGTTAATTACTGGGACTCAAATAATTTTTTCTGTTAAGAGTAAAACTCTAAACCTTGGTGTTCTTGTCCACGTTGAAGTCGTCCTGCTTGGTGAGCTTAGGGTGAAACGGAGTCGCCCACTTTCCTGTTAGACAATGAgcagaaataaaacacaaccTTTGGTTTGATACAGTCAATTTAACCtcaaaatatgtaaacagatcTTACATTATTATATTAGATTACAGACTGACTAGATCTCATCCCA
It encodes the following:
- the LOC120560221 gene encoding serine protease inhibitor 2.1-like — its product is MMMRAAVGLWVLSAVICVGSFIPSNNWPNSVSLVNEANQRFSFRLYRKLAADADSQGKNIFFSPFCVSTALAALSVGAQGETHRQLFSGLAFSSSLTQTDVDQAFQTFLQRANNTSQEDTSEGTAVFVDNGFKPKPEFLQTLKQSYFTDGFNVDFSQATESADTINKYVEEKTNGKIDKLVENLDPNTVLYLISYIYYKGKWATPFHPKLTKQDDFNVDKNTKVQVLMMNLEDSFNTYHDLMLNTMVLQLPFTGSYSMLLMLPDAMATLEFTLGPNRVIKWLQWMRPRRYNIYIPKFSIKTSYNLNDVLSEMGMTDMFGERANFRCISEEQGLAVSEVVHQATLDVDEIGATAAAATGIGIVTTAIWDPVPVLKFNRPFMVIIIERNTEEILFMGKIINPTI